One Nicotiana tomentosiformis chromosome 1, ASM39032v3, whole genome shotgun sequence genomic window, acagtccggatagaagagttacgcggatcagaaagcgcgtgatttatcatttatggtgggtgagaatattcacttgaaagtctcgccgatgaagggtatcatgaggtttgggaagaagggcaagctgagtccTAGGTTTATTGGGCCATTTGaagtgttgaggcgagttggggaggttgcttttgagattgctttgcctcccagtctaacgggagttcatccgattttccatgtgtctatactcTGGTAATACCATGCCGacaggtcacatgtgttagattatagcacggttcagctagatgagagcttgggttacgaggaagagccatttgccatttttgacaaacatattcaccagttgaggtctaagaagatttctgcagtaaaggtccaatGGAGGGATCAACCAGTCAAGGAGGACACTTGTGAGACCAAGGAAgtcatgcagagcagatatccacacttgttcagcactccaggtatgattctagacctgttcgaggacgaatatttgcttaagaggtagagaatgcaatgatccgaccgatcgtttttCCTTCTAGATCCCCAGTTCCCttaattaagactccccgtatgttcttttactgttttatgacttgcggggatggttgatttgggtttggaagggttcgggttgaaatcagaacgaTTAGTTcgttaatagtggcctaagatggccaagtttgacttcattCAACACTTttagcaaacgacctcggaacagagacttgatggttctaatagttttgtatgatgattttggacttaggcatgtgtttggatcgggtttcgggtgatccgagagcgtttcaacgcttaattttgaaagttggctcattgaaggttttctagttctttaaattcTAGCTCATTGAGGTCCGTTTGGGTTTCCGAGTTGGGGAatagacttgtacgcaaaattagGTGtcgttccgagtagtctaagtatgatttggcgcattcggagctagttgagaagtttgaagttcataagtcgattcaatttatttttggcttgcgattcttagtttcatttttgtttcacttgttccgagggttcgagaaggtttgtattatgtttatggacttgttagtGCAGTTGTACAGGGTCCAGGGTAGCTTGGAGTAATTCGGACCTCCTGAAGCTAACTCCAAAATTGTTGATATGTTAGTTtcggtttccttctttgcgaatgcggaggtggcgtcgcgttcgcgtagaaggaattggGGGGCTGGACAATTTACCCTACGCATTCGTGATCCACATGTCACGTTCTCTAAGCTTCAGGACATGTGGCCTTCATGTTTGTGGTGGCCACGTCGCATTTGCGTAGAAGGGTTAGAGGGCCAGGGGTCAGTGGGTTGttgcctttcgcgttcgcgaagggcggGTCAGGTCCGCGATGCTTGGGATGGGCTATTTTTCGTGATCGCGAGGACTTTCCTATTTTGTTCATTTCTCACATTTCTTTGCCGATTCTAGagcttcttggagaggggttttcatctagctattgaaggtaagtaatttttacacAATGTAtgtaaatacatagattatgggtatattttaacgtgtaaaatgtgaaaattttaggagtttgttgaaatacctaggttttgataaaaatgggattagaccatgaaaatggttatggaattaagTAGAAATTACATATTtatgttcgtgaggttatggtaacaattatttacaaatatttccggaattcgggcacgtgggcccggaggtgacttttaggaaccttccaaatttggttgggtaattactctaatagttaagtaatgaacttttgagcaattattgattagtttgtacaaccttTGGCAAGTTTCGGATTGCTCGACACCGACTTGAGGCTTTTAGTTTTATTTGcgaatcgaaaagtggacttgaaaacgaggtaagtctcttgcctaatcttgtaagaggaaaattaaccccataggtgtttaaattgttatttgctactaattgtgggtgctacgtacgtacgaagtgatgagagtccgtatgtagatAAAATGcatgttatgttcgggtagacatAGGAATTTACCATGCAATACTTGCACTATTTGAATTCaaattgttagtttaattacttgaattaataattaaaatttttattaaagATTATGTAGACCGAGCTTCATTATTCAGAGATTTGGCGGAAAGATTAATTATTGATGGAAAAATTCACAATTCCTTTATGGGCTTGCTTTGGGTTGTAAACACGAAATTCGTAGTCCGAAGAGTTTCCCTATTCCTGTGGATCGGACCGAACGCCTTGGCAATACTTATATACATAAtgtgatgcatccatggatcgggccgtatggcttcggtagtgtatgtacacgattatTATGTATCGGGCAgcacgacctcggcataactcgtgtgTGTTGTCGCTAGGAGTTCGATTATACTCGATATATCCTTCATGACTTAAGAAATTGGAATTTCTTGTTGGCCCTTACCTGTTGAGATTAGTATGTGATATTTCTTGACTTTTAAACTTGTTATTTTATTAAAGATTCACTTATTTACTGCCTCATAGTCTATTAttactgttgtatttcatgcctatttataattcttgcacattatgtatattgaccactagtaagtgtcgattgacccctcgtcactacttattcgaggttagactaaatacttactaggtacacattatttacgtactcacgctacacttctgcataaaTTATGCAGGTTCTGAGGTAGGTACATCTGGTGTTCGTCCAGGCACGCATCCGCATTACCCAGAGTACTAGTGGGGAGCTGCTTCTCAtgctccgttctgcagcacccagagCCTTCacttgttatttttatcatttctatctattctgtttcagacagtagttttAGAGAGTTTTGGATATTGTgctagatactcatacacttgtgacactgggtttcgAAAAACTTTTAGTAGATACTCATGGTGTCTGATTATTAAATTCACTATTTGACTCTATGTCTAGTTCACGCTTTACATTACTACGATCACTTactatttgtttctttattaaataaaaatgacttcgaaaatagtaaaatgagcaattgaatggatagttcaccgttggcttgcttagcgGCGATGTTGGacgctatcacgacctatagtagaaattggatcgtgacacataCAAGCAGTGGGACACAATGATATGTATTTTGATttgtatatatgacattaaatatTTTTGTTAATATTATTGATATTTTATATTATAAGTGCATGTGTTTTTAGTCTTAGTCTTATTGATTTGTTTAAAACTAGAACACAAAAAATACGGGAGAGCAACATAGATTAAAATAGGTTAAAAAAACACATAATACATGAAAcctacaacataaaaataaaaactacacTTAAATAgccatgtgtttgtttagtcagtATCGCCCATTATTCTGTGCTTCAACCACTGAAATATTTCTTGCAACCGATTATTTTCGTCTTCTGCCTCTTTCAGTTGCTCCTTCACTGCTGCAAGTAGTTCTTCGACTTTCCAGATCTATATTTCTTACTCACTGGTACGATTCCAAAAGTTTAGCAAGCATGATTTATtgtattcctggttaatgggttcatcataccattcttgAAAACCACATTGATTTTCGTCCTACAAATGGTGATGATAACAAAAGAATATTAGTGAACATGTTATAAATAATCTATTAACCAgcataaatttcaaaattaataacTCACAACTTGTTTACACATCCAACGTCTGCGCCCTAGATTGCAAGTTGACCAACATGGATTCAAAATCGCACGTTTATCATAGTAACACCTAAGTACGTCATTGCATCCAGATATATCGtattgcttgaacttgaaaatttatgaaaaacTATATTCTTTCTTTGGTTAAAAATTGATGAGCTGCAAATAATAATGTAAAATGCGCGGCGTTATTATAGGTTAAAATGAGTGATTTTAGGTTGCATAAAGCATATTGTTGATGCGCTATGTTTCACGTATAAAAGATTCTTTACAGTACAAGTGCGTGCAGGCTTTCTCAGGTCGACAATACTAGACACATAATGCATATTGTTGATGCACTATGTTTACGTACAAAGGATTCTTTACGGTACAAGTGCATGCAGgccttttcaggtcgacaagactagacacataacacatattgttGACGCGCTATATTTCAGGTCGACATGACGCATATTGCACATGCGTCATGTTGAACACTTCCTATTTAGTTCTTTATAAGTTGAACCAAATTTCCAGTTATTCATTTCAACAATCATTTTAGTAATGCCACTAATATTTAATAAGTGGTTTAAGAAGAGGTAAAAAGGTGAAGGTAGTTCAAAATATCCATATGGAATACGCCATAACACAATCGATCCCTACCTTAAAAAAATATGCTAGGTTGGTGTGCTGATTTTGGTGGATGACAAGTTGTATGGTGTATTACGTCCCTTGgaaaataagcctatcaatatacaTTTTTATCTCAAAGTTGCATGGCACATTATTGAGGGGTAAGCACATTCTACAAAGTTTgaaggtacgcgaatttggggTGAAAAACTACAATGAGTTCCCCTATACTCAAAAGGTGTGATTATAAAGTACTACGCCAATGGCATGGGCTAGTTGTACCACAAGCATTGTCTGCAATGTTCCAAACTAACACGCACAAAGATGAACCAGACGTTATTTGGCATTTGATGAACGTGATtttagagatggaaaaggcactagTCGTTCATCATGCATtggatgatcttaactacctCCAAGGAATGGAGGATCAGCATTGGGCTTTATTAGAGAATGAAAAATTGCATAGAGACCTTGATTATCATATATTCCCAACAATTgtcgagtgggagggactaccAAAAATTTTACAACAGACGTTGGACGTAGGTGTGCCATAttgttgtagaaatcaagcaagtggtcttattAATGATAGCGATGAAACATGAGAAATGTGTTTCAACTAGGGCCTAGATTATGATGCCCTCGGTCCGGACGGATCGAACAAGATGATGAATaagatgaagacaatgacaatgaAATACTGCCCTACAGTGACGATAGTGGCGAATAAAAATTGTCATTTATTTCTTCAAGTTATTTTTAAGTATTGTATTGAATCTTgaatgctaaatgtcaaatagatTTAATACTATaggaaatataattttatttcataaatattgTAAGCACGCACCATTACAGACACttaatacaaaaaatatattgctacaaataactaattttattcttgaaaatttccaaCAATGGATGAACTGCCACCAAGAGCTGAATTGCCACCGCTTTCCAAACCGACTGTAGGACATTTACGGCTGTAACGATCTGACCAGTCATTTTGTGATCTAGCACACCGCTTGGTGATTTAAGgtcttgggtagcttcacttcatgttgtATGACTTATACGCGTAGTCGGAATAAAATTtctggaagttcagagttgattcgaatggaaaattctaatttcgaaagctttaagttagaagaattgactaaggtttgacttttgagtaaatgacctcggaatcggcatttgaaggtcccaataggtttatatgatgatttcaaacttgggcgtatgtttgggtcgcccgggagcatttcggcgcttattgtggaaagttggcattttgaaggttttagaatttcttatGTTTGGTTTGTGGTGGAATTTGGTGATATCGATGGCTGTTTGGGGTCCCTATCCTTGAAATatgttcgtatcatgatttgtgacttgtgcgtaaagtttggcgtcattccagaatgttttgatatgactcggatgcgttcgtcgaagtttagaagtttgaaagttgaaataaaGATTTCTATcatcgattcatgatttttatgttatttgtgttgtttcaagcctttggataagtttgtataaggtattgggacttgttggtatgttccgACGGGGTCCTGAGAGGctggggtgagtttcggggtggtttcggaccatttctaggatatttttaattgctggtttttggctacaataGTGTGCATCGTGATCGTGGACATtggatcacgttcgcgaagagcaaaatggGAGAAAGGGTTATGTGAATCGTGTTCGCGGATACAGATTTGTGTTCGGGAAGAAGAAATTTCTGCCGCATAGAGCTAactttggaagctcatatcttgtaatctataaggaattcggAGATTatgcaaaaataaaagttgtaccCTTTGGTGTTTCGTTTTCTGAAAGTCAAAGCATTTGTTATATGAAGTTTTATACaagaggttatgaccattatactagaggttttctggaagagttgggcagcttgttcttcgcgatcgcgattgattttccgcgatcgcgaagggccaTTTTaagctgagaaaagttgtgctttgCGATTGCAAAGcactttccgcgatcgcgaagggtaaatacctgggcagaagctatatttcgggggtttcggccattttatcatatttggagctatggagctcggattgaagcaatatttgccatatggattggggtaagtgttctctactcgattttgattatatttcatgaatctatccttgtttttggtatttggttgatgatttaaaaaagagaaattgggggtttttgtctaaagtttcatatagtgaatttttgagttttgaacgtcgattcggagtcggatttgagtaaaactagtatggtcgGATTTGTCGGGTTCCaggcacgtgggctcgggggttgaatttattgactttttgggaggagttgggaattattataaattgatttattatgagtattagagtatatttttaatggtttgcacattgtttgactagttttggagcgacgggcataagtttgaggtgttagagtggcgttagagctggttatggaacttcggagtgaggtaagtctcttgtctaaccttgtgagggggaatttcccgttggtgttatattcttatgtgctacatgttgtgggagctacgcacgtatgaggtgatgagtgtccgtgTGTATGCTAGAATTCCGGATTATGTCTGGGTAGAATTAGGTTCAcgtcatgctataattgtactatttgagtcatCTTTGCTCgttaattcctttattttgcgttacgacttgagactagccttgcatagggtgatagacttgctattgtagagatgtgatGAGCTACTTGATAATCCGCGAAATAATTTGTGCTTACCTAATGAATTCCTCTCGCATTGTGAGTTTTAATCACAAAGATTTCCTTAAAGGTCATAACTCACACATTTATTCATGAGTAGGGTCAAGGACCTGTTAAAGCTTCtaactctaatgggatcggggtgatcgcctcggcaggattatgtaccatacTCTTATGGGAACAgaccgttcacctcggcagtatagtagatgcatttatggtttgtgtcgttcgaccctcagcggtgtacacattattatgggatcaggtcgtacgcctcaacatttttataaaatactcttatgggatcgggacgttcgcctcggcagtgtcatgcataatatttgacaagaaactAGTGTATCCGTATGTTCTCCTtatttgagttgtgacgacctatctggtgaggtccatttaatatatactccggttgaggaggtagctgataattgagagcttgaatTTACTGTTCATATGAGGATTGTACCACAtacctatatttgtttatacTATTTATTGCCCTATCGTATATTTGTTTACGTCCTACTATATTTTggttattagaccactagtaagtgtcgatgtctacccccgtcactacttcttcggggttaggctagatacttactgggtacacgttgatttacgtacttttgctacacttgctgcacaaatatatatatatatatatatatatatatatatatatatatatatatatatatatatatattctcctgtctaacttgtatcagatgttgtattattattgtactccttagtagatgctcatgcacttgtgacaccggattttgggggttcctactggatgttcattattgtagttcacgtaattattatcattgcaccttgtaatttataatttatacagaaattggaaaataaaatcacgGGTTTTCTGCATGTACCAAATTGTACTCTACTTATTTAatgggattcatgatttcaaaaataataaaatgagtaactaatttgattaatcaccgttggcttgcctgacgatggcgttaggcgccatcatgacctatagtggattttgggttgtgacagctctaggttcacttggttcttacgagtcatgagcaagtctagtagagtcttctgAATCGGTAT contains:
- the LOC138909593 gene encoding uncharacterized protein, translated to MAPFEALYGRRCRLPIGWFEPDDARLYGNNLVKDALENKKLIKERLRTTQSHVLDYSTVQLDESLGYEEEPFAIFDKHIHQLRSKKISAVKVQWRDQPVKEDTCETKEVMQSRYPHLFSTPGMILDLFEDEYLLKR